Proteins found in one Amycolatopsis umgeniensis genomic segment:
- a CDS encoding MBL fold metallo-hydrolase: MRQLAPGVRQLLGRPPHLMNVYLVEDVLVDSGTPGARRRVSRQLAGEQVSAHVVTHAHPDHFGSSHALCEEFGIPLWAGEKDVQAIETATPATAPGRIPKLLSRMKMPEPHPVDRALKEGDDVAGFTVLDVPGHSPGHLALWRESDGVLLCGDVFFHVGRLTGPPDFLTWDAELNRASMRRLAGLRPSLVLFGHGKPLRDPDRLERLTG; encoded by the coding sequence ATGCGCCAACTGGCCCCTGGAGTACGGCAACTCCTCGGCCGTCCACCGCACCTGATGAACGTTTATCTGGTGGAGGACGTGCTGGTGGACTCCGGCACGCCCGGGGCGCGCCGGCGGGTCTCCCGGCAACTCGCCGGCGAGCAGGTGAGCGCGCACGTGGTCACCCACGCCCATCCGGATCACTTCGGGTCTAGCCACGCGCTCTGCGAGGAATTCGGGATCCCCTTGTGGGCCGGGGAAAAGGACGTCCAGGCGATCGAAACGGCCACCCCCGCCACGGCTCCCGGCCGGATCCCGAAACTGCTCTCCCGGATGAAGATGCCCGAACCCCACCCCGTCGACCGCGCGCTGAAAGAGGGGGACGACGTCGCCGGGTTCACGGTGCTCGACGTCCCCGGGCATTCGCCGGGGCATCTCGCGCTCTGGCGGGAGAGCGACGGCGTCCTGCTGTGCGGGGACGTGTTCTTCCACGTCGGACGGCTGACCGGCCCGCCGGATTTCCTCACCTGGGACGCGGAGCTGAATCGTGCATCGATGCGACGTCTCGCCGGGCTCCGGCCGAGTCTCGTCCTGTTCGGACACGGGAAACCGCTGCGCGATCCCGACCGGCTCGAGCGCCTGACCGGATGA
- a CDS encoding DUF1700 domain-containing protein: protein MSTQNPTAVRVYLARVRSALADLPESEVEEILEDVRPHLAEMEAELGDNPKVDALIERLGSPESYAAELRASGGYPPRPADAGEQTTLLKAKTGIGGARFAFWGLVFSVGGFALFGFAAALWVRVEPLLGLLFIASVLAISVVYVARRGVAPIAELPEVIKLRDIVTSFQANRNGKGLAYFRALKPAWWVLCAAVLVIFGLLLVLRDTGAVLLLPLMLLAAAAVVWAGPKLKGDRRLLWLAVPISAFVIGSMLGGAGAAVDLIAKRSYGSGPYGGGYPPNYSDTYGNPQLMYGNQGVDNIYAFDAEGKPLTGIYLYDEEGRPLSTTRYACEKSTGEKRKVGDDNRYPRPRLERGVRDSEGNLNGYNGSRGYCQERTDVPFSAAIPKGAPVPPSAIPQAPPSSSVAPPSNSTQPTR, encoded by the coding sequence ATGAGCACGCAGAATCCGACCGCCGTGCGGGTGTACTTGGCGAGGGTCAGGAGCGCGCTCGCCGACCTGCCCGAGAGCGAAGTCGAGGAAATCCTCGAAGACGTCCGGCCCCATCTCGCCGAAATGGAGGCGGAACTGGGGGACAACCCCAAGGTCGACGCCTTGATCGAGCGTTTGGGCAGCCCCGAGAGTTACGCCGCCGAGCTGCGGGCGTCCGGTGGCTATCCGCCGCGCCCGGCCGACGCGGGCGAACAGACCACCTTGCTGAAGGCGAAAACCGGGATCGGCGGAGCGCGGTTCGCGTTCTGGGGCCTGGTGTTCTCCGTGGGCGGGTTCGCTTTGTTCGGCTTCGCCGCCGCGTTGTGGGTCCGGGTGGAACCGTTGCTGGGCCTGCTTTTCATCGCGTCCGTGCTCGCGATCAGCGTCGTCTACGTGGCGCGGAGGGGGGTCGCCCCGATCGCGGAACTGCCTGAGGTGATCAAGCTCCGCGACATCGTGACTTCGTTCCAGGCCAACCGGAACGGCAAGGGGCTGGCCTACTTCCGTGCGCTCAAGCCCGCGTGGTGGGTGCTGTGCGCGGCGGTGCTGGTCATCTTCGGCCTGTTGCTCGTGCTTCGCGACACCGGGGCCGTCCTGCTGCTGCCGCTGATGCTGCTCGCGGCCGCCGCGGTGGTCTGGGCGGGACCGAAACTCAAGGGGGACCGGCGACTGCTGTGGCTGGCAGTGCCGATCTCGGCGTTCGTCATCGGCAGCATGCTGGGCGGGGCGGGCGCCGCGGTCGACCTGATCGCGAAACGGTCCTACGGCAGCGGTCCCTACGGCGGTGGCTACCCGCCGAACTACAGCGACACGTACGGCAATCCGCAATTGATGTACGGCAACCAGGGCGTGGACAACATCTACGCGTTCGACGCCGAGGGCAAACCGCTGACCGGGATCTACCTCTACGACGAGGAAGGTCGTCCGCTCAGCACGACCCGGTACGCCTGCGAGAAGAGCACGGGCGAGAAGCGGAAGGTCGGCGACGACAACCGCTACCCCCGCCCGCGGCTCGAGCGAGGAGTCCGGGACAGCGAGGGAAACCTCAACGGCTACAACGGTTCCCGCGGCTACTGTCAGGAACGGACCGACGTCCCGTTCAGTGCGGCCATCCCGAAGGGCGCTCCGGTGCCGCCTTCCGCGATCCCGCAGGCGCCGCCGTCGTCCTCCGTGGCGCCGCCGTCGAACTCCACCCAGCCGACGCGCTAG
- a CDS encoding helix-turn-helix transcriptional regulator yields the protein MEISQLLKGVLDLAVLAVLREEDGYGYDVLRRLRVAGLQEVGDASVYGTLRRLYKAGLLTSYVVPSEEGPHRKYYSLNDPGRQRLEESAQTWRSFATTMNSLLGEAA from the coding sequence GTGGAGATCAGTCAGCTACTCAAAGGCGTGCTGGACCTCGCTGTGCTCGCGGTGCTTCGCGAGGAGGACGGCTACGGCTACGACGTGCTCCGAAGACTCCGGGTCGCGGGGTTGCAGGAAGTGGGCGACGCCTCGGTGTACGGGACGCTCCGGCGGCTGTACAAAGCGGGCCTGCTGACGTCGTACGTGGTGCCGAGTGAAGAGGGCCCGCACCGGAAGTACTACAGCCTCAACGATCCGGGGCGCCAGCGCCTCGAAGAATCGGCGCAGACCTGGCGAAGTTTCGCCACGACGATGAACAGCCTGTTGGGAGAGGCAGCATGA
- a CDS encoding GntR family transcriptional regulator yields MLDEGTPLFVQIAEQIADDIAEGSLAEGERVPSTNELAAFYRINPATAAKGINVLADDGLLEKRRGIGMFVADGARQKLLTDRRQRFAEQYLDPMLIEARRLGIDDESLISLIRGNGHRNGGPAA; encoded by the coding sequence GTGCTCGACGAAGGAACACCCCTGTTCGTGCAGATCGCCGAACAGATCGCCGACGACATCGCCGAGGGAAGCCTGGCCGAGGGGGAACGCGTGCCGTCAACCAACGAACTCGCCGCCTTCTACCGGATCAATCCGGCGACGGCGGCCAAGGGCATCAACGTGCTGGCCGACGACGGCCTGCTCGAGAAGCGGCGCGGGATCGGCATGTTCGTCGCCGACGGCGCACGGCAGAAGCTGCTCACCGACCGGCGGCAGCGGTTCGCCGAGCAGTACCTCGACCCGATGCTGATCGAAGCGAGGCGCCTCGGCATAGACGACGAAAGCCTGATCTCACTCATCCGCGGGAACGGACACCGGAACGGAGGACCCGCCGCATGA
- a CDS encoding ABC transporter ATP-binding protein: MTPTISTTGLTRRYGDHLALGEVSVDIEEGKITGLLGRNGAGKSTFLRIITAQEFASAGSVRVFGENPVENERVLRRLVLVREDQQFPDFKVRHALAAASWFYPNWDAELADTLLRDFDLPLKRPIKKLSRGMRSALSITIGLAARAELTLLDEPYAGLDAVARHLFYDRLLDDYSSHPRTVLLSTHLIDEVADLLEHVVMIDKGRVVLDAPADELRGSAATVSGPATAVETFVAGRRVLHRRKIGSRASVTVADSLDAAAKARAQALHLKLEPLSLQQLMVHTSNGQATAEEASA, translated from the coding sequence ATGACGCCGACCATTTCGACCACCGGCCTGACCCGGCGCTACGGCGACCACCTCGCGCTCGGCGAAGTCTCGGTCGACATCGAAGAAGGCAAGATCACCGGCTTGCTCGGCCGCAACGGCGCGGGCAAGAGCACGTTCCTGCGCATCATCACCGCGCAGGAGTTCGCGAGCGCGGGCTCGGTCCGCGTGTTCGGGGAGAACCCGGTGGAGAACGAGCGGGTGCTCCGGCGCCTGGTGCTCGTCCGCGAAGACCAGCAGTTCCCGGATTTCAAGGTCCGGCACGCCCTCGCGGCGGCGTCGTGGTTCTACCCGAACTGGGACGCCGAGCTGGCCGACACCCTGCTTCGCGACTTCGACCTGCCGCTGAAGCGCCCGATCAAGAAGCTCTCGCGAGGGATGCGCTCGGCGCTGTCGATCACGATCGGCCTGGCGGCGCGAGCGGAACTCACACTGCTCGACGAGCCGTACGCGGGTCTCGACGCCGTCGCACGGCACCTGTTCTACGACCGGTTGCTCGACGACTATTCGAGTCACCCCCGCACGGTCCTGCTTTCCACGCACCTGATCGACGAAGTGGCCGATCTGCTGGAGCACGTCGTGATGATCGACAAGGGCCGTGTCGTCCTCGACGCGCCCGCCGACGAACTGCGCGGCTCGGCCGCCACTGTCAGCGGACCGGCCACGGCGGTGGAGACCTTCGTCGCCGGACGCCGGGTGCTGCACCGCCGCAAGATCGGTTCGCGGGCTTCGGTCACCGTCGCCGACTCGCTCGATGCGGCGGCGAAGGCACGGGCACAAGCCCTGCACCTGAAGCTGGAACCGTTGTCACTGCAGCAATTGATGGTGCACACCTCCAACGGACAGGCGACCGCAGAGGAGGCGTCCGCATGA
- a CDS encoding ABC transporter permease, whose protein sequence is MNTLVKVARYHLVDRLQFLVLPVGVTLFAFGVNLTIFAVIPEKPEENYSGGLFTLFVFMLVCGALSMTKSLPFGLALGVSRRSYYLGTILLVTGLAAIYAVGIVVFQAIEEATGGWGLGLNYFRVPWLLDGPWYLTLLTSFVFLTLMFVYGMWYGLIYRRASVLGVVLFAAAQVLVLLAGVLLLSWTDSWSKLGTFFSTVTVAGLTGVLAVLVGVAAAGGFATMRRVTV, encoded by the coding sequence ATGAACACCCTGGTCAAAGTCGCGCGTTACCACCTGGTGGACCGGCTCCAGTTCCTGGTGCTCCCGGTCGGCGTCACACTCTTCGCCTTCGGGGTGAACCTCACGATTTTCGCGGTGATCCCCGAAAAACCCGAGGAAAACTACTCCGGCGGCCTGTTCACGCTGTTCGTGTTCATGCTCGTCTGCGGCGCCTTGAGCATGACGAAGTCGCTGCCGTTCGGGCTGGCGCTCGGGGTGTCGAGGCGGTCGTACTATCTGGGCACGATCCTGCTGGTCACCGGGCTGGCCGCGATCTACGCGGTGGGAATCGTCGTGTTCCAGGCGATCGAGGAAGCGACCGGCGGGTGGGGGCTCGGCCTCAACTACTTCCGGGTGCCTTGGCTGCTCGACGGTCCCTGGTACCTGACCCTGCTCACGTCGTTCGTGTTCCTGACGCTGATGTTCGTCTACGGCATGTGGTACGGCCTGATCTACCGGCGCGCTTCGGTGCTGGGGGTCGTCCTGTTCGCCGCCGCGCAGGTCTTGGTGCTGCTGGCCGGGGTGCTGTTGCTCAGCTGGACCGATTCCTGGTCGAAGCTCGGCACGTTCTTCAGCACGGTGACCGTCGCCGGCTTGACCGGAGTGCTCGCGGTACTGGTCGGCGTCGCCGCCGCCGGCGGGTTCGCCACGATGCGCCGCGTCACGGTCTGA
- a CDS encoding DoxX family protein: MAVVSVVLWVMLAAIFAVLGVAKVLRQPSLIARTERLGFSVRAIQGIGALEVAGAAGLVGGFFWRPLGVAAAIGLMALLIGAAVSHVRAGDGVKDVAPPVWLALISAAAAVTAIVSA; the protein is encoded by the coding sequence ATGGCAGTGGTCTCTGTCGTGCTGTGGGTGATGCTGGCCGCGATCTTCGCCGTACTGGGGGTGGCGAAGGTCCTGCGTCAGCCGTCGTTGATCGCCCGGACCGAGAGGCTCGGCTTCTCGGTCCGGGCGATCCAGGGGATCGGCGCCCTCGAGGTCGCCGGCGCGGCCGGGCTCGTGGGCGGGTTCTTCTGGCGGCCCCTCGGGGTCGCCGCGGCGATCGGCCTGATGGCGTTGCTGATCGGAGCGGCGGTCTCCCACGTGCGGGCGGGCGACGGGGTCAAGGACGTCGCGCCGCCGGTCTGGCTCGCGCTGATCTCGGCGGCGGCCGCCGTCACCGCGATCGTTTCCGCTTAA
- a CDS encoding MAB_1171c family putative transporter encodes MTETIAYFCCVVAFAGFGYKLIQARHTQPLRRMWFLSAFGMCIAGGIMLLTPAMENAVGIEEPIGSLLNLAADLLKIGAMAFAVAFAHSLKLGEEKRIGWHAVLSWIVVAGETALFFLSDSYRVGEHTAAGPGRLGWFVAYNILFLVYGLISLLTFSIVFARFARHADPGPLRTGLWLLVGGGVSALGWTFWDVDDIYILATTGEVDAGEDTLSSILAALSVGLAGAGATLSVWGPALATPFRLIGTYRTYRRIEPLWTAMREAVPGIALDPGPGMPGGVEFALYRRVIEIRDGHLALRPYFDPDVPPAAEAEARKAKIPESRVPATIEAAALAAALVASEAGRRYAPDDVPATYLDEPDIATEAAWLVEVTHAWRRSTVVGRIRDRARETLAA; translated from the coding sequence GTGACGGAGACCATCGCGTACTTCTGCTGCGTGGTGGCCTTCGCAGGCTTCGGTTACAAGCTGATCCAGGCCCGCCACACCCAGCCGTTGCGGCGGATGTGGTTCCTCAGCGCCTTCGGGATGTGCATCGCGGGCGGCATCATGCTGCTCACCCCGGCCATGGAGAACGCCGTCGGCATCGAAGAGCCCATCGGCAGCCTCCTGAACCTCGCGGCGGACCTGCTCAAGATCGGCGCGATGGCCTTCGCGGTCGCGTTCGCGCATTCGCTGAAACTGGGGGAGGAAAAGCGGATCGGTTGGCACGCGGTGCTTTCCTGGATCGTTGTGGCCGGGGAAACCGCGCTCTTCTTCCTCTCCGACAGCTATCGCGTCGGCGAGCACACCGCCGCCGGACCGGGCAGGCTCGGCTGGTTCGTCGCGTACAACATCCTTTTCCTCGTCTACGGGCTGATCAGCCTGCTGACGTTCTCGATCGTCTTCGCCCGCTTCGCGCGCCATGCCGACCCAGGCCCGCTTCGCACCGGGCTGTGGCTGCTCGTCGGCGGCGGGGTTTCCGCGCTGGGCTGGACCTTCTGGGACGTCGACGACATCTACATCCTCGCCACCACCGGCGAAGTCGACGCCGGTGAAGACACGCTCTCGTCGATCCTGGCGGCGTTGAGCGTCGGGCTCGCCGGAGCGGGCGCGACGCTCAGCGTGTGGGGGCCCGCGCTGGCCACCCCGTTCCGCCTGATCGGCACGTACCGGACGTACCGCCGGATCGAACCGTTGTGGACCGCGATGCGCGAGGCCGTCCCGGGAATCGCGTTGGACCCGGGCCCCGGTATGCCGGGCGGCGTCGAATTCGCCTTGTACCGCAGGGTCATCGAGATCCGGGACGGCCACCTCGCCCTGCGCCCCTACTTCGATCCGGACGTCCCGCCGGCCGCGGAAGCCGAGGCACGCAAGGCCAAGATCCCCGAATCCCGTGTCCCCGCGACGATCGAGGCCGCGGCCTTGGCCGCCGCGCTCGTCGCCTCCGAGGCAGGCCGCCGGTACGCCCCCGACGACGTTCCGGCGACCTATCTCGATGAGCCCGACATCGCCACCGAAGCGGCGTGGCTGGTCGAGGTCACACATGCCTGGCGGCGGTCCACCGTGGTCGGGCGGATCCGGGACCGGGCACGCGAAACGCTGGCGGCTTGA
- a CDS encoding helix-turn-helix domain-containing protein has product MVAATEPGKTTLAEKIDKLFQIVLRPDREPYSHEEVAKACREATGESFSTTYLWQLRTGRRDNPTKRHLEALAQFFGVSPAYFFDDEQSAKIAEELALLGALRDAGVRDVALRAVTLSPDGLDTISDMIDAIARRESGRGGQKREA; this is encoded by the coding sequence ATGGTGGCCGCGACCGAGCCCGGCAAGACGACGCTCGCCGAAAAGATCGACAAGCTGTTCCAGATCGTGCTGAGACCCGATCGTGAGCCGTACAGCCACGAGGAGGTCGCCAAGGCCTGCCGAGAGGCCACCGGCGAGAGTTTCTCCACGACCTACCTGTGGCAGTTGCGCACCGGACGTCGCGACAACCCCACGAAACGCCACCTCGAGGCGCTCGCCCAGTTCTTCGGTGTCTCACCGGCGTACTTCTTCGACGACGAGCAGAGCGCCAAGATCGCCGAGGAGCTCGCCCTCCTCGGAGCCCTTCGCGACGCGGGCGTCCGAGATGTCGCGTTGCGAGCCGTAACACTTTCCCCCGACGGACTCGACACCATCAGCGACATGATCGACGCGATCGCCCGCAGGGAATCCGGACGGGGCGGCCAGAAGAGGGAGGCGTGA
- the mutM gene encoding bifunctional DNA-formamidopyrimidine glycosylase/DNA-(apurinic or apyrimidinic site) lyase encodes MPELPEVEVVRAGLEAHVSGRTIADVEVLHDRAIRRHELGAEDFTGRLSGTAITAARRRGKYLWLELSDGQAMLAHLGMSGQMLVQPDDAPDEKHLRVRFRFADNGPELRFVDQRTFGGLALAELTEVDGTALPSTIAHIARDPMDPRFDLDQAVRALRSRRTEVKRALLDQTLVSGIGNIYADEALWRSKLHWARPTDKLTAAHGRTVLTAASEVMAAALVAGGTSFDALYVNINGQSGYFDRSLDAYGQEGLPCGRCGTAIRRDPFMNRSSFSCPRCQPRPRVR; translated from the coding sequence ATGCCCGAACTCCCCGAGGTCGAGGTGGTCCGCGCCGGGCTGGAGGCGCATGTCTCCGGCCGGACGATCGCCGACGTCGAAGTCCTGCACGACCGCGCGATCCGCCGCCACGAACTCGGCGCCGAGGATTTCACCGGACGGCTTTCCGGTACCGCGATCACCGCCGCGCGCCGCCGTGGCAAATATCTCTGGCTGGAGCTGTCGGACGGCCAGGCCATGCTCGCCCACCTCGGCATGAGCGGCCAGATGCTCGTCCAGCCCGATGACGCGCCCGACGAGAAGCACCTTCGCGTGCGATTCCGCTTCGCCGACAACGGGCCGGAGCTGCGCTTCGTCGACCAGCGGACCTTCGGAGGTCTCGCGCTCGCGGAACTCACCGAAGTCGACGGGACGGCGTTGCCGAGCACCATCGCGCATATCGCCCGCGACCCGATGGACCCGCGTTTCGACCTCGACCAGGCCGTCCGCGCGCTGCGGTCGAGGCGGACCGAGGTCAAACGGGCCCTGCTCGACCAGACCCTCGTTTCCGGCATCGGCAACATCTACGCCGACGAGGCCCTCTGGCGGTCCAAGCTCCATTGGGCCCGCCCGACCGACAAGCTCACCGCCGCCCACGGCCGCACCGTGCTCACCGCCGCCAGCGAGGTGATGGCCGCCGCGCTCGTCGCGGGCGGGACGTCGTTCGACGCGCTGTACGTCAACATCAACGGTCAGTCCGGGTACTTCGACCGTTCCCTCGACGCCTACGGCCAGGAAGGCTTGCCCTGTGGCCGGTGCGGGACGGCCATCCGGCGTGACCCCTTCATGAACCGTTCGTCGTTCTCCTGTCCGCGCTGCCAGCCGCGGCCGCGTGTGAGGTGA
- the rnc gene encoding ribonuclease III, with the protein MGGKSAGGPPADPAPLLEALGITIESELLTLSLTHRSYAYENGGLPPNERLEFLGDAVLGLVVTDHLYNTHPDLAEGQLAKLRASVVNMHALARVARGLGEGGLGTHLLLGKGEELTGGRDKASILADGLEAVIGAAYQQHGIEIARQLVHHLFDGLLAEAPLRGAGLDWKTSLQELTASAGLGVPEYKVEDTGPDHRKEFSATVLVGGRELGYGSGTTKKEAEQKAAETAWRQLSAELDIEQPPKTT; encoded by the coding sequence ATGGGGGGCAAATCGGCCGGTGGACCGCCCGCTGACCCCGCACCACTGCTCGAAGCGCTCGGGATCACCATCGAATCCGAGCTGCTGACGCTGTCGCTGACCCACCGTTCTTATGCCTATGAGAACGGTGGGTTGCCGCCGAACGAGCGTCTGGAGTTCCTCGGGGACGCGGTGCTGGGTCTGGTCGTCACCGATCACCTCTACAACACGCATCCCGACTTGGCCGAAGGTCAGCTCGCGAAGCTTCGCGCCAGTGTGGTCAACATGCACGCACTGGCCCGGGTCGCGCGCGGCCTCGGTGAAGGCGGGCTGGGTACGCATCTGTTGCTGGGCAAGGGCGAAGAGCTCACCGGCGGCCGGGACAAGGCGAGCATCCTCGCCGACGGTCTCGAGGCCGTCATCGGCGCCGCGTACCAGCAACACGGCATCGAGATCGCACGTCAGCTCGTGCACCACCTGTTCGACGGACTGCTCGCCGAAGCGCCGCTGCGCGGTGCCGGACTGGACTGGAAGACCAGCCTCCAGGAGCTGACGGCGTCGGCGGGGCTCGGCGTGCCCGAGTACAAGGTCGAGGACACCGGCCCCGATCACCGCAAGGAGTTCAGCGCCACCGTGCTCGTCGGCGGGCGTGAACTCGGCTACGGCTCGGGGACGACGAAGAAGGAAGCCGAGCAGAAGGCCGCCGAGACGGCCTGGCGACAGCTTTCGGCCGAACTCGACATCGAACAGCCTCCGAAGACGACCTGA
- the rpmF gene encoding 50S ribosomal protein L32, translated as MAVPKRKMSRSNTRARRSQWKAAPVQLVPCSNRACKQPKLQHIACPACGQHNGRQVVEPA; from the coding sequence GTGGCCGTCCCGAAGCGGAAGATGTCGCGATCCAACACCCGCGCGCGCCGCAGCCAGTGGAAGGCGGCTCCGGTGCAGCTGGTGCCCTGCTCCAACCGCGCCTGCAAGCAGCCGAAGCTCCAGCACATCGCGTGCCCGGCCTGCGGCCAGCACAACGGTCGCCAGGTCGTCGAGCCCGCCTGA
- a CDS encoding YceD family protein, with translation MSENKSPQARPAPLDDRNPWVLDTRELGRHAGLSKAVHRTIPVETALGVPDVITIDVGSSLELDLMLESVVEGVYLSGTASAVATGHCSRCLDPITEDVEVDLTELFAYPGSATEETTDEDEIPRLVDDRIDLEPTVRDAVVLALPLAPLCTEDCQGLCIECGVKWADLEPGHGHEKIDPRWAALVDRFGDETGDDQADGPGKQA, from the coding sequence ATGTCTGAGAACAAGTCGCCGCAGGCCAGGCCTGCGCCACTGGACGACCGGAACCCGTGGGTGCTCGACACCCGCGAACTCGGCCGTCACGCCGGCCTGAGCAAGGCCGTCCACCGCACCATCCCCGTCGAGACCGCGCTCGGGGTGCCCGACGTCATCACCATCGACGTCGGCTCCAGCCTGGAACTCGACCTGATGCTCGAGTCCGTCGTCGAGGGCGTTTACCTCAGCGGTACGGCGTCCGCCGTCGCGACGGGGCACTGCTCGCGGTGCCTCGACCCGATCACCGAGGACGTCGAGGTCGACCTGACCGAGCTGTTCGCGTACCCCGGCTCCGCGACCGAGGAGACCACCGACGAGGACGAGATCCCTCGCCTGGTGGACGACCGGATCGATCTCGAGCCGACGGTCCGCGACGCGGTGGTGCTGGCACTGCCGCTGGCCCCGCTGTGCACCGAGGACTGCCAGGGCCTGTGCATCGAATGCGGTGTCAAGTGGGCCGATCTCGAGCCCGGGCACGGGCATGAGAAGATAGACCCTCGGTGGGCCGCGCTGGTCGATCGTTTCGGCGACGAAACGGGCGATGACCAGGCCGATGGCCCCGGAAAGCAAGCCTGA
- a CDS encoding DivIVA domain-containing protein, whose amino-acid sequence MYRVFEALDELVTIVEEARGVPMTSSCVVPRGEALELLDDIRDALPGEVDDAQDVLDKRDQLIQTARTEAAETVTTANTEADRTVADAQAEAERILADARARAEQMMSDAHGEAERMVAAGQAEFQNLTDRSRAESERMIQAGRDAYERAIEDGRAEQARLVAQTEVVQAAHGEAARIVDEAHAEADKQRGDCDAYVDGKLAEFSELLATTLRTVDSGRNHLRSPVNLPGNSRTSLYDYQS is encoded by the coding sequence GTGTACCGGGTTTTCGAGGCGCTCGACGAGCTCGTCACCATCGTGGAGGAAGCCCGCGGCGTGCCGATGACTTCCAGTTGCGTCGTACCGCGCGGGGAGGCCCTCGAGCTGCTCGACGACATCCGTGACGCCCTTCCGGGGGAAGTGGACGACGCGCAGGACGTCCTCGACAAACGTGATCAGCTGATCCAGACCGCCCGTACCGAAGCGGCGGAGACGGTCACCACGGCGAACACCGAGGCCGACCGCACGGTCGCCGACGCGCAGGCCGAGGCCGAGCGCATCCTCGCCGACGCCCGCGCCCGCGCCGAGCAGATGATGAGCGACGCGCACGGCGAGGCCGAGCGCATGGTCGCCGCCGGACAGGCCGAGTTCCAGAACCTCACCGACCGTTCGCGGGCCGAGTCGGAGCGGATGATCCAGGCGGGCCGCGACGCCTACGAGCGCGCCATCGAGGACGGCCGCGCCGAACAGGCCCGGCTCGTCGCGCAGACCGAGGTCGTCCAGGCCGCGCACGGCGAGGCGGCGCGCATCGTCGACGAGGCGCACGCCGAGGCCGACAAGCAGCGCGGTGACTGCGACGCCTACGTCGACGGCAAGCTGGCCGAGTTCTCCGAACTGCTGGCCACCACGCTGCGGACGGTCGATTCGGGGCGCAACCACCTGCGGTCCCCGGTCAACCTGCCGGGCAACAGCCGGACCTCGCTGTACGACTACCAGAGTTAA
- a CDS encoding RNA polymerase sigma factor: MRSGDEASFREFARDKALPLRRTAYLLCGDWHLAEDLVQIALIRLYRVWPKVSRKGPVDNYTRQILLRCWLDERRRPWRSRENRDGVVPEEPAAPAGAGISDSLLRALSEVPPKQRAAVVLRYCADLPVAEVAVALRCSEGTVRSQAARGLDVLRVALQRQHDEAVSGRSA; the protein is encoded by the coding sequence ATGCGGTCTGGGGACGAAGCGAGCTTCAGGGAATTCGCCAGGGACAAGGCGCTGCCGCTCAGGCGGACGGCGTACCTGCTCTGCGGCGACTGGCATCTCGCGGAGGATCTGGTCCAAATCGCGCTCATTCGCCTGTACCGGGTCTGGCCGAAGGTCAGCCGGAAAGGACCCGTAGACAACTACACGAGGCAGATCCTGTTGCGCTGCTGGCTCGATGAGCGGCGGCGACCGTGGCGGAGCAGAGAGAACCGCGACGGCGTCGTCCCCGAAGAGCCCGCTGCTCCGGCCGGTGCCGGGATTTCGGATTCGTTGCTTCGCGCCCTCTCCGAAGTTCCACCGAAACAGCGCGCCGCCGTCGTCCTGCGTTACTGCGCCGATCTCCCGGTCGCGGAGGTCGCCGTCGCGCTGCGCTGTTCGGAAGGGACGGTCAGAAGTCAGGCCGCGCGGGGGCTCGACGTCCTCCGCGTGGCCCTGCAGAGACAGCACGACGAGGCTGTCTCCGGGAGGAGCGCGTGA